The sequence below is a genomic window from Peptococcaceae bacterium.
AAGACCAGGAAAGAATTGATGGAAAGCCAAAGACACCTTGAATACCTGAGCCAGCATGATGTCCTTACCGGCCTGGGCAACAGGTTTTTTTTCGAAAAGCATTTGCATGAATATTCAAAGGAAAAGCCCGTTTCAGCGGGTATTGTCGTTTGCGATATTGACGGGTTGAAGCTGATCAACGACACCCTGGGGCACAGCTGCGGCGATTCTTTATTAAAAGAAGCCGGTATTATCATCAGGAAGTCCTTCAGCGCCGATGATATCATGGCCCGCATCGGCGGAGACGAGTACGCGATCATTCTCAAAAACTGCAGCAGGGAGGAAATTATAAAGTCCTGTTTACGCCTTCAAAAACACCTGCGCGAATACAACAAGAAAGGACCCGGTTTGCCCTTGTACATGTCGGTCGGTTTCGCCTACAGCCGGGAAAAAGATTTGAACATGCTTGACCTCTTTAAGGACGCCGACAACATGATGTACACGAAAAAACTTAAGCGCAGCAGACCGGTCAGGATTGCCGTAATCAATGCCTTAATGAAAACGGTGATGGAGGCGGAAAATATAACGGAAGCACGGGTCCGTTCAGTACAGGAACTGGCGGAAAAAATCGCTACCCTTATCGGCATGCCGGAGACAAACGTAGACAGGTTAAAAATGCTGGCAATGTACCATGACATAGGCAAAGCGCCTCTCTTAAGACAGTCGCCCGCAAAACAAGCTTTGCCCGGCGAGCAGGAAGATGCCGGAATGAAAAAGCACTGCGAAACAGGCTGCCGGATTGCCTTTTATTCGCAGGACCTGACACCCATTGCCGACCTGATCCTCAAGCACCACGAATGCTGGGACGGCAGCGGCTACCCTTCCGGGCTGAAACACGAACAAATCCCGCTGGAGTGCCGCATCCTGGCAATCGCTGGCGACTATTATTCCTTGATCGACGGCGCTCCTGACAGGAAATCGCTTTCCCATGAAGACGCAAGAAAGGAATTAATAAAAGGCAACGGGAAAAAATACGACCCCCGGCTGCTGGAGACAGCCCTCAGGCTGCTGGAAAACCAAGAAAAGCAAACATGAACCCGGCCTTAAAACCCAGGTAAAAGTTACGGCCGGTTCAGGACCGGCCGGTAAATCTAATCTGCTCCCATCAGGGCGTTGGGAAGAAATGTGACAATACCCGGAAAGGCGAGTAATATGGTCAGGCAGACGATGACCGCCGCCAGGAAAGGCCATATTCCTTTGAAAATTGTCTCCAAGGGCACATCCGGAGCCACCCCTTTTATAACATAGACGTTCATTCCCACCGGCGGGGTAATGACTCCCATGGCCACAACCAGAACGACGATCACCCCGAACCAGATCGGGTCATAGCCCAAACCTTTCACCACTATGGGGAAGAAGATGGGTATGGTAAGCAGGATCATGGCCAGGGCGTCGATAAAACACCCGAGTACCAGGTATATGAACAAGATGACTCCCATTATGGCTGCCGGCGGAAGGTCGAGACTCCCCGTCCAGCTCGCCGCCGCAAAAGGTATCCGGCTGATAGCCATAAAGCGGCCAAAAATCATGGCCCCGGCAATGACCAGCATAATCATGGCCGTGGTGCGTGTCGTATCGACCAGCGATTTCTTTAAAAGTTCACGGTTCATGCTCTTTCCCAGCAAAGCGACCGCCAGCACCCCGGCGGCGCCCACCGCCCCGGCTTCCGTCGGCGTAAACCAGCCGGCAAAAAGACCGCCCATGGAAACGGCAAAAATTATAATTACCTCGCCCAGCCCTCCTCGCAGCGCCTGCAGCCGTTCTCCCCACCCTGCCCTGGGACCGGAAGGAGCCAGGGCAGGGTTGCGGTAAGCGAGGACCAGGATGGCAACAATATACAGCACCATCAGCATCAATCCGGGAACAATGCCGGCCAGAAAAAGCCTGCCCACGGACTGCTCAGTAGCCACACCGTAAACGATAAATATCACGCTCGGCGGGATTAGCACGCCCAGCACCCCGCCCGCAGCGATGCTGGCCGTGGCCAGCGACATGTCATAACCGTATTTTTTCATTTCCGGCAGGGCAATCGCTCCCATTGTCGCCGCCGTAGCCGTGTTTGATCCGCATATGGCCCCAAAAATCGCGCAGGCTGCCTGCGTGGCTACGGCCAAACCGCCGGGCAGGTGCCCCACAAGCCGGTAAGCCAGGATATAAAGCCGGGCCCCTATGCCCGAATAGTAAGCGAGAAACCCCATCCAGACAAACATGGCAATAACGCTCAAGTTGTAAGACGAAAAAACGCTGAATATTTCCTTGGCCACCATGTCAATTCCTACAGTTGCGGAGGTAAGAAAGCTGAATCCGGCGAATCCCGTAAAAGCCATGGCATAGGCAATGGGCATGCCCATAATGAAGAGAACAAACATGAACGCTATTCCGGCAACGCCTACGAGGATGGTGCTCATCTGGCCGCCTTCCTCACAGGTTCCATATAACCTGGACGGCTCAGTTTTTTGGTCATAAAGCCGGAATACATTGTCTCCCAGCACTCAACCAGCCTTACGAGCAGAACAAGACACAGCCCGGCCAGCCCGGCGCCGATAAGCAGGACTACCGGATAGACGGGCAACTGGGCGGTGGAGGAGACCACCCCGCTGGCCATCATGCTCAGCCCGTATACTCCAAGCCGCCAGGAGGCCAGAACCCAAAAGCAAAGGGAAATCAAATTGATTATAACCCCGGCGCCCGCCTGCAGCTTTACCGGAAACTTGCCGGCAATATAATCGAGAGCGATGTGGCCGTTTTGAAAAGCGCAGCGGGCCAAAGCCAGGCTGATCCCCAAAGCGGTAAGATAACCCACAAGCTCGTATGTTCCCAATATAGGCCGGTTAAAAGCCTGCCGCAAAACAATGTTGGCGATGACCAGGACCATCACCCCGGCAACGCAGGCGCCGGCTATCCTGTCCATTTCGCGGCTTAAGATGTCAACCACACCAGCAACCTTTCTCATATGAAAACACCGCCTCCTTCCGGTAAGCTCAATTGCGCCCTTTTACTTGTACTTGCCGGCTAATTCCTTGACCGTATCAAGTATCTTCTGCCCTTCCAACCCCTGTTTGTTCATATTGGCTACGAATTCATCCTGTATTGGCAAGACAAGTTTTATCCACCTTTCAGCCTCATCCGGGGCAAGCTCGATTAATTCCATTCCTTTTTCGGCTGCAAACTTCATAGCGTCTGCATTCTGCCTGTCCCATAACCCGCAGGCCACTTCGTCAAAGTATTTCGCACTCACTTCTTCAATGGCTTTTTTTGTGCCATCATCCAGGGAATCCCATTTGGCTTTGTTCATGGTGATAAAAAACAGGGTATTGTAGAGGAACGGCGTTTTGGTCAGGTATTTTGTAACCTCCGCCTGCCTCCAGCCTTTCAGGACCTCGACAGGACCAAGGTTCCCTTTGACGATGCTTTTAGACAAGGACTCGTACGCTTCCGATTGCGGCATGGCGACCGGCACGGCCCCCAGCGCTTTAAGCGTCTTGGCGCTCAGCCCGGTAGCCCTTATTTCCAGTCCGTTTAAATCGCCCAGGGTGCGCACGGGGACTTTGGTATACAGGTCTCCAGGACCTGTGCTAAACACCATCAGCAGCTTTGTGTCCTGGACCTCCTTGGGGTTGAGCTTCTTTATCCCTTCCCAGGCAACCTTGCTGGCGGCTTGCGAATTGTTGTACACAATCCCCGGCAGTTCGAAAACTTCCAGCACCGGGAAACGTCCCCGCGTATAGGCGAAACAGGACAGCCCGATATCCGCTATGCCGTTGACCACCCCGTCATAAATCTGGGCGGACGTTAACAGGCTTTCGCCGGGGTAGCTTGTTATGCGCACTTTACCGCCGGTCGCCTTTTCAATCGCCTGCGCCCATGGTTTGACCAGGTCCGTTTCAGCCGGGTGTGTGCTGGGGAAGAAATGCGCAAGCCTGAGTTCAACCACGGCCTGCTTGTCTGTTCCCGGTGACGAAGACTGCTGCGAACACCCGCTTAATGCCAAGAGCACTGCTGTCACCACAAGGGCAATCATTTTTTTCCCTTTCATTTTTTCCGCTCCTTTTTTATTTTATTGCAACCCGAGTTTGGCGACATATTTTACCAAACCCTTATAAATCACGGATACACGGC
It includes:
- a CDS encoding diguanylate cyclase — encoded protein: MDAYLFVILFFNCFILYLVYIYVYVVYRERFLACWCLCGSALIIKLGWDFVLLFFKVDYLALSPFVKLAEQAVVFCAGLCTLKATSLFLGKPLAKLVLYLDLFCFAGIVAVVFSSRSLFLINLPAHVFLSASMAWTGIAFISDKTATGTGAVMTGLFFIIWAALFLLYLFFKEATRFLPWIYFFLSACGTMVVISMLLQFFIKTRKELMESQRHLEYLSQHDVLTGLGNRFFFEKHLHEYSKEKPVSAGIVVCDIDGLKLINDTLGHSCGDSLLKEAGIIIRKSFSADDIMARIGGDEYAIILKNCSREEIIKSCLRLQKHLREYNKKGPGLPLYMSVGFAYSREKDLNMLDLFKDADNMMYTKKLKRSRPVRIAVINALMKTVMEAENITEARVRSVQELAEKIATLIGMPETNVDRLKMLAMYHDIGKAPLLRQSPAKQALPGEQEDAGMKKHCETGCRIAFYSQDLTPIADLILKHHECWDGSGYPSGLKHEQIPLECRILAIAGDYYSLIDGAPDRKSLSHEDARKELIKGNGKKYDPRLLETALRLLENQEKQT
- a CDS encoding TRAP transporter large permease; translation: MSTILVGVAGIAFMFVLFIMGMPIAYAMAFTGFAGFSFLTSATVGIDMVAKEIFSVFSSYNLSVIAMFVWMGFLAYYSGIGARLYILAYRLVGHLPGGLAVATQAACAIFGAICGSNTATAATMGAIALPEMKKYGYDMSLATASIAAGGVLGVLIPPSVIFIVYGVATEQSVGRLFLAGIVPGLMLMVLYIVAILVLAYRNPALAPSGPRAGWGERLQALRGGLGEVIIIFAVSMGGLFAGWFTPTEAGAVGAAGVLAVALLGKSMNRELLKKSLVDTTRTTAMIMLVIAGAMIFGRFMAISRIPFAAASWTGSLDLPPAAIMGVILFIYLVLGCFIDALAMILLTIPIFFPIVVKGLGYDPIWFGVIVVLVVAMGVITPPVGMNVYVIKGVAPDVPLETIFKGIWPFLAAVIVCLTILLAFPGIVTFLPNALMGAD
- a CDS encoding TRAP transporter substrate-binding protein, with amino-acid sequence MKGKKMIALVVTAVLLALSGCSQQSSSPGTDKQAVVELRLAHFFPSTHPAETDLVKPWAQAIEKATGGKVRITSYPGESLLTSAQIYDGVVNGIADIGLSCFAYTRGRFPVLEVFELPGIVYNNSQAASKVAWEGIKKLNPKEVQDTKLLMVFSTGPGDLYTKVPVRTLGDLNGLEIRATGLSAKTLKALGAVPVAMPQSEAYESLSKSIVKGNLGPVEVLKGWRQAEVTKYLTKTPFLYNTLFFITMNKAKWDSLDDGTKKAIEEVSAKYFDEVACGLWDRQNADAMKFAAEKGMELIELAPDEAERWIKLVLPIQDEFVANMNKQGLEGQKILDTVKELAGKYK
- a CDS encoding TRAP transporter small permease: MRKVAGVVDILSREMDRIAGACVAGVMVLVIANIVLRQAFNRPILGTYELVGYLTALGISLALARCAFQNGHIALDYIAGKFPVKLQAGAGVIINLISLCFWVLASWRLGVYGLSMMASGVVSSTAQLPVYPVVLLIGAGLAGLCLVLLVRLVECWETMYSGFMTKKLSRPGYMEPVRKAAR